A genomic window from Algoriphagus sp. Y33 includes:
- a CDS encoding arginine decarboxylase → MNTYKDLIEQTFDFPTKEFKVENNELHFNGVNMMEIIQTYGTPLKLSYLPKISESIQNAKLYFKNAMEQHDYKGKYTYCYCTKSSHFSFVLNEALKNDIHIETSSTFDIPLVRSLYAQGKITKETFIVCNGFKRELYKQYITELLNDGFVNCVPILDNLTEIDYYLEHVKVPFQVGIRIAADEEPKFGFYTSRLGVRYNDIIKLYEEKIRDNPNVSLKMLHFFINSGIRDTAYYWSELTRFIQKYVDLKKVAPTLDTMDIGGGWPIKTNVFFDYDYQYMAEQIVKNIKWMCGKNNAEEPNIFTEFGSYTVGESGAVLYSVLEEKLQNDKELWYMIDGSFITQLPDSWGLNQKYIMLAVNNWDEEYHNINLGGLTCDSMDYYNSEAHQFNIYLPKAREKKVQYLGFFHTGAYQESLGGYGGIQHCLIPAPKHVLIDRDKDGNITHKLFAEDQTEESMLKTLGY, encoded by the coding sequence ATGAATACCTACAAAGACCTGATTGAGCAGACATTTGATTTTCCTACCAAAGAATTTAAAGTAGAAAACAATGAGCTGCACTTCAATGGAGTGAATATGATGGAGATCATACAGACCTATGGAACTCCACTTAAGCTTTCTTATTTACCTAAAATCTCCGAGAGTATTCAGAATGCCAAGTTGTATTTTAAGAATGCGATGGAACAGCATGACTACAAAGGCAAGTATACATACTGCTATTGCACCAAGTCATCGCACTTCAGTTTTGTGCTCAATGAGGCGTTGAAAAATGATATTCATATTGAAACTTCTTCGACTTTTGATATTCCTTTAGTCAGAAGTCTTTATGCTCAGGGCAAGATAACCAAGGAGACTTTTATCGTGTGCAATGGCTTCAAGCGTGAACTGTACAAGCAATACATTACCGAATTGCTCAATGACGGTTTTGTGAACTGTGTGCCGATTTTAGATAATCTGACTGAGATCGATTACTATCTGGAGCATGTGAAGGTGCCTTTCCAAGTAGGGATAAGAATAGCTGCCGATGAAGAACCTAAGTTTGGTTTTTATACTTCAAGGCTAGGAGTGAGATATAATGACATCATCAAGTTGTATGAAGAGAAAATCAGGGATAATCCGAATGTAAGCCTGAAAATGCTGCATTTCTTCATCAATTCGGGAATAAGGGATACTGCCTATTACTGGTCCGAATTGACCCGTTTTATCCAGAAATATGTGGATTTGAAAAAAGTCGCCCCTACCTTGGATACCATGGATATCGGGGGAGGGTGGCCGATCAAGACTAATGTCTTTTTCGACTATGACTACCAATACATGGCGGAGCAAATCGTGAAAAATATCAAGTGGATGTGTGGTAAAAACAATGCGGAAGAACCGAATATCTTCACAGAGTTTGGGAGCTATACAGTAGGAGAGAGTGGAGCGGTACTTTATTCTGTACTGGAAGAAAAGCTTCAAAACGACAAGGAACTTTGGTACATGATCGATGGCTCATTTATCACACAGTTACCTGATAGCTGGGGGCTTAACCAGAAGTATATTATGCTTGCCGTAAACAACTGGGATGAGGAATATCACAACATCAACTTAGGAGGATTGACTTGTGACAGCATGGATTACTATAATTCTGAAGCTCACCAGTTCAATATTTACCTTCCAAAGGCGCGGGAAAAGAAAGTACAGTATTTGGGCTTCTTCCATACAGGAGCTTACCAGGAATCCCTTGGTGGATACGGTGGGATCCAACACTGTCTGATCCCGGCACCCAAACATGTGCTGATAGATCGGGATAAAGATGGGAATATTACCCATAAGCTATTCGCAGAAGACCAGACAGAAGAAAGTATGCTGAAAACTCTTGGATACTAA